From the genome of Bacteroides sp. MSB163, one region includes:
- the lepB gene encoding signal peptidase I, with product MKRSASLKKIVNKGIDLFLWFCGIVVLWLLAQVFCVTSFHIPSDSMEPALLAGDVILVDKLTYGARLFNVMDAVAGKQVEIKRLLGMGGMRRNDIVVFNYPCPKQWKRIEMDVMQYYVKRCVALPGDTFRIVNGRYKVDGYAGTLGYVDAQDRFMALINEQALADDAIGVRAYPEDSLIRWTVKEFGPLYIPKSGDAIPMDGRTVKLYGNIVEWERQGNLRHEAGNVYLGDSLIAEYRFLKNYYFMAGDRAENSKDSRYWGLLPEEYIVGKAVRIWKSVDKRTDRVRWNRIFKKIE from the coding sequence ATGAAGAGAAGTGCATCTTTGAAGAAAATCGTAAATAAGGGAATTGATCTTTTCCTTTGGTTCTGTGGCATTGTGGTATTGTGGCTGTTGGCGCAAGTCTTTTGTGTGACCTCGTTCCATATTCCAAGTGATTCGATGGAGCCGGCACTATTGGCTGGTGATGTGATATTGGTGGATAAACTAACGTATGGGGCAAGGCTCTTCAATGTGATGGATGCCGTTGCAGGAAAGCAAGTGGAGATAAAACGCTTGCTGGGAATGGGTGGAATGAGGAGGAATGATATAGTAGTCTTTAACTATCCTTGTCCTAAACAGTGGAAGCGGATTGAAATGGATGTGATGCAGTATTATGTGAAACGGTGTGTTGCGTTGCCGGGAGATACGTTCCGCATTGTAAACGGACGCTATAAGGTGGATGGCTATGCCGGAACACTGGGGTACGTGGATGCGCAGGACAGGTTCATGGCACTGATAAATGAACAGGCGCTTGCTGATGATGCAATCGGTGTGAGGGCATATCCCGAAGATTCTTTGATAAGATGGACGGTGAAAGAGTTTGGGCCTCTGTATATTCCCAAATCAGGTGACGCCATCCCGATGGATGGACGCACTGTTAAACTTTATGGGAATATAGTGGAGTGGGAGCGGCAAGGAAACCTCCGTCATGAAGCGGGGAATGTGTATTTGGGCGATAGCCTTATTGCTGAATATCGTTTTTTAAAAAACTATTATTTCATGGCTGGAGATAGAGCTGAAAACTCAAAAGATTCCCGTTATTGGGGGCTGTTGCCAGAAGAATATATTGTTGGAAAGGCTGTCAGGATATGGAAATCAGTGGATAAGAGGACGGATAGAGTGCGGTGGAATAGGATATTCAAAAAGATAGAATAA